A genomic window from Nematostella vectensis chromosome 9, jaNemVect1.1, whole genome shotgun sequence includes:
- the LOC5507935 gene encoding melatonin receptor type 1B-B encodes MNSTEAELWPNLYIELRSRGLTTIVFESTLIILINISALVGNFFTCWVIYKDERLHTITYGYIGALAMSDLLYACLVNPLIDASLVTGEWNLGKTACQVQAVLCIAFAWNSLHLMTLISVNRYFRVIRSEVYRRRFSWKLTAFLIGASLFCAVFSSSFPYFPGWCEYVFQPGKAVCFMHIYDRYSSENRSFTLIMTVVYVIIPIIVISFCYARVFRVVKVQQKNLIRNLNRIHITSTLDNTRNVTTNEHASSITEGSVGSNTNACALAQLCRNPEEIRLNRVLLVLVLGCAICWLPVIIIEIIDTLIGSLPRAAHVLYTYLGSLSGAVNPLVYGIMNRKFRKEMLRLLRMCRPNKRTIVGPYGN; translated from the coding sequence atgAACTCGACTGAAGCTGAGTTATGGCCAAACCTTTACATTGAGTTGAGATCTCGGGGTCTTACGACGATAGTCTTTGAAAGTACTCTAATCATCCTCATCAACATCTCAGCTTTAGTTGGGAATTTCTTTACATGTTGGGTGATCTACAAAGACGAGAGGCTCCATACAATAACCTATGGATACATAGGGGCTCTGGCAATGTCAGACTTGCTTTATGCATGCTTGGTGAACCCGCTTATCGACGCGTCACTCGTCACTGGTGAATGGAATTTAGGGAAGACAGCATGTCAAGTCCAAGCCGTGCTTTGCATAGCCTTTGCCTGGAATTCACTGCATCTCATGACGCTTATTTCTGTCAACCGTTATTTTCGAGTCATCAGATCAGAAGTGTACAGACGAAGGTTCTCGTGGAAGTTAACTGCTTTCTTGATTGGTGCGTCGCTGTTTTGCGCTGTATTTTCTTCATCTTTCCCCTATTTTCCCGGCTGGTGCGAGTACGTGTTTCAACCTGGAAAAGCTGTGTGTTTCATGCATATTTATGACAGGTACAGCTCTGAAAATCGGTCTTTTACCCTTATCATGACGGTTGTTTACGTTATTATTCCCATAATAGTAATATCGTTTTGTTACGCGCGCGTGTTTCGCGTCGTAAAGGTGCAACAGAAAAATTTAATCAGAAACCTTAACCGGATACACATCACAAGTACTTTAGACAATACCAGAAATGTCACAACAAATGAGCATGCGTCTTCCATAACAGAGGGGTCAGTGGGCTCTAACACAAACGCATGTGCACTAGCCCAGCTATGTAGAAATCCTGAGGAGATCCGTCTCAACCGTGTGCTCCTGGTACTAGTCCTCGGCTGTGCAATTTGTTGGCTTCCTGTcattattattgaaattattgacactctgattggctcgtTGCCACGTGCTGCTCACGTGTTGTATACTTATTTGGGTAGCCTTAGTGGTGCGGTAAACCCTCTAGTCTACGGCATCATGAACCGTAAGTTTCGAAAGGAGATGCTCAGATTACTACGCATGTGCAGACCTAATAAGCGCACTATCGTCGGGCCTTACGGAAATTGA
- the LOC5507925 gene encoding melatonin receptor type 1B-B — translation MEATNTTYFLAIAATALRSRSKSTIIAESVFLFVINISALVGNSLILWLILRSRTLRRAVTNTYLIALAFSDLLMSILVMPMTLSILITGKWVLGPYCCKLQGFSILVLAWASLHIMALTALNRYFRVVRSVSYKKRFTRRFAALSIIIVLIIAVILALLPTVLRWSEFTFRPDKVSCFITFYPELPTIKSSYTSFLLLVYTVIPMVTIIFCYFKVFRNVRRHVNSVQPSLGTRSAMNGEELRVTNTLFAIVLGFLTCWLPVVVIELLNAFLGTASLPRWVYLVYIYLVYVSNVVNALVYGIMNRTFRRQARSLIGDRSVLNGAVGNTVATGVNVVLPVKTDMNTATRM, via the coding sequence ATGGAAGCAACAAATACCACATATTTTTTGGCCATCGCAGCCACCGCGCTTCGGTCACGAAGCAAAAGCACGATAATCGCCGAAAGTGTTTTTCTCTTCGTCATCAACATATCCGCCCTGGTGGGAAACTCTCTGATCTTATGGCTGATTTTACGAAGCAGAACTCTGCGTCGCGCTGTCACCAACACTTACCTCATAGCTCTAGCGTTCTCAGACCTCCTCATGTCCATCTTGGTGATGCCCATGACTTTGAGCATTTTAATCACCGGAAAATGGGTCTTGGGTCCCTATTGCTGCAAACTGCAAGGTTTCTCGATTCTTGTCTTGGCGTGGGCCTCGCTGCATATCATGGCTTTAACCGCGCTTAACAGGTATTTCCGCGTGGTTCGTTCTGTAAGCTATAAGAAGCGCTTCACTCGTCGCTTTGCTGCCTTGAGTATCATAATCGTGCTGATAATCGCCGTGATCTTGGCTCTTCTTCCCACGGTCCTTCGATGGTCAGAGTTCACTTTTCGCCCGGATAAAGTCTCCTGTTTTATAACATTCTACCCAGAGCTCCCAACGATCAAATCCAGCTACACCAGTTTTCTACTGCTGGTCTACACTGTCATCCCCATGGTAACCATCATATTCTGTTACTTTAAGGTGTTCAGAAATGTACGTCGTCATGTGAATAGCGTCCAGCCCTCCCTCGGTACCAGGAGTGCAATGAACGGGGAGGAACTCCGAGTAACCAACACTCTCTTCGCGATTGTACTAGGCTTTCTCACCTGCTGGCTCCCTGTGGTGGTGATAGAGCTACTGAATGCGTTCCTTGGTACAGCTAGTCTTCCTCGATGGGTATACCTCGTATATATATACTTGGTTTATGTCAGCAATGTGGTAAATGCACTTGTCTATGGGATAATGAATAGGACGTTTAGGCGACAGGCCCGCTCACTCATAGGAGATAGGAGTGTGCTAAATGGGGCTGTCGGAAACACAGTTGCAACTGGGGTCAACGTAGTGCTTCCAGTTAAAACGGATATGAATACAGCAACAAGGATGTAA